From a single Stigmatopora nigra isolate UIUO_SnigA unplaced genomic scaffold, RoL_Snig_1.1 HiC_scaffold_27, whole genome shotgun sequence genomic region:
- the LOC144192832 gene encoding ATP-binding cassette sub-family C member 12-like isoform X3 gives MSLLCGLNLRTATRLKGAFSGMAYQKVISLRVHSAISEGEIINVLTSDGHKLFEAVLYGSFLLSAPVLFVICIGYAWYILGVTALMGVGIYLIFIPLQFILAGLTNKFRLKAVLMTDSRVRTINEVLNSIKLIKMYAWEDSFKVKIAELRRKEKGHLRAASYIQNANTGITSITPAFATVLTFMLHTLLGWKLDTTEAFTTIAVFNAIRFCLCLFPLAVKALAEASVSIARLKKILLIQNPDPYLVQENGGEHAIVIKNATLSWQKPNPANESIEMGTEMDDLSVGQNFNPSATLRNISFTLPKGHLLGVCGNVGSGKTSLISSLLEQMHLFRGSIKANGTFAYVSQQAWIFHGTVRENILMGSPMDPDRYESVLDACSLRADLDILPHADQTEIGERGLNLSGGQKQRISLARAVYSDREIFLLDDPLSAVDAHVGKHIFEQCIQRQLQGKSIILVTHQLQYLEFCHDILVLENGQVLESGNHRTLMRADGRYAQLITGYKAEQAKSGQNKEVAPSEMDEEEPATIGIINRAFVTDLDDDFYNDFQCHQKQNSSTSDYFYCILVSEDITAVNSGEQLVSEETCTEGAISWRTYAQYCKAAGGFFITFFNFLIVVLMIASTAFSNWWLSYWLGQGSGVLWSNDTTSDYDISKNADLDFYQLVYSLTVVVMVVLSLIKCFFYTDATLNAACRLHDGMVKKILGSPMSFFDTTPTGRILNRMSKDQEELDTVLPLHLDPFLQFAMMVTCIVVIISAIFPFLLVAVFILGLLFALVLAMFQQSVRLMKSLENISRSPCISLTTSILQGLSTIHAYNMRGNYIKLFNSLNDINSNHFQLFYASTRWLGYRLDFMAAALTFCVSLFAVLSSNEDIDPSLKGLALSYTIQLTGTLQYVVTEAMEVEARFNSVERLQQYITGCKSEADGHIVDTRVPVGWPTNGTIDFRDYKMKYRENTPVVLDGLSFSIGGGEKIGIVGRTGSGKSSLGVALFRLVEAHEGSIRIDGVEISTISLRQLRRRLSIIPQDPVLFIGTIRYNLDPFNNYSDEQIWAALEKTCVKDSISKLEGQLQAPVSENGENFSVGERQLMCLARALLRNSKIILLDEATASIDAETDALIQTTIIDAFQDCTVLTIAHRINTVMHADRVLVMDDGKVAELGEPELLARRPNSLFASLLSAANTVSAREPQ, from the exons ATGTCGCTTCTGTGCGGCCTCAACCTTCGCACGGCCACCCGGCTCAAGGGGGCCTTCAGCGGCATGGCCTACCAGAAGGTCATCTCGCTGCGGGTCCACAGCGCCATCTCCGAGGGAGAG ATCATTAACGTCCTGACCAGCGACGGGCACAAGCTTTTCGAGGCGGTGCTTTATGGCAGCTTCTTGCTGTCGGCACCCGTGCTCTTTGTCATCTGCATCGGCTACGCCTGGTACATCTTGGGCGTGACGGCGCTGATGGGAGTCGGGATCTATCTGATCTTTATCCCTCTGCAG TTCATCTTGGCCGGTCTCACCAACAAGTTTCGTCTCAAAGCCGTTTTGATGACTGATAGTCGAGTTCGTACCATCAATGAAGTACTCAACAGTATCAAGCTCATCAAAATGTACGCCTGGGAAGATTCTTTCAAGGTGAAAATTGCCG AGTTGAGGCGAAAGGAGAAAGGACACCTGCGCGCCGCCAGTTACATCCAGAACGCCAACACGGGCATCACCAGCATCACCCCCGCCTTCGCCACCGTGCTCACCTTCATGCTGCACACCTTGTTAGGCTGGAAACTGGACACCACTGAA GCTTTTACCACCATTGCCGTGTTCAACGCAATACGCTTCTGCCTGTGTCTCTTTCCATTGGCCGTCAAGGCTCTGGCCGAGGCCAGCGTTTCCATTGCGCGTCTGAAG AAAATATTGCTGATCCAGAATCCAGATCCATATTTGGTTCAGGAGAACGGAGGCGAACATGCCATCGTGATCAAAAATGCCACCCTTTCTTGGCAGAAACCAAACCCAGCCAACGAGTCGATCGAAATGGGAACTGAGATGGATGACTTGTCTGTGGGTCAAAATTTTAACCCCTCGGCCACTTTGCGGAATATTTCCTTCACGCTCCCCAAGGGTCACTTGCTGGGCGTCTGCGGAAATGTCGGCAGTGGGAAGACTTCACTCATTTCCAGCCTTTTAGAGCAA ATGCACCTTTTCAGAGGCTCCATCAAGGCGAACGGGACCTTTGCGTACGTTTCCCAGCAGGCCTGGATCTTTCACGGCACTGTTCGGGAAAACATCTTGATGGGGAGCCCGATGGACCCTGACAG GTACGAAAGCGTTTTGGATGCTTGCAGTCTTCGAGCCGACCTGGATATACTGCCACACGCCGATCAAACTGAG ATCGGCGAACGTGGCCTGAATCTCTCGGGCGGTCAGAAGCAGCGAATCAGCTTGGCCCGGGCCGTCTATTCCGACAGGGAGATCTTCCTATTGGACGATCCGCTTTCGGCAGTGGACGCCCACGTGGGCAAGCACATTTTCGAGCAGTGCATCCAACGCCAGCTGCAGGGAAAGTCCATCATCCTGGTCACGCACCAGCTTCAG TATCTGGAATTCTGCCATGACATCCTGGTGTTGGAGAACGGCCAGGTTCTGGAGTCGGGGAACCATCGCACACTGATGAGGGCGGACGGACGTTACGCCCAACTCATCACAGGATACAAGGCGGAGCAAGCCAAG TCGGGGCAAAACAAAGAGGTGGCACCATCTGAGATGGATGAAGAAGAACCGGCAACCATTGGAATCATCAACCGAG CTTTTGTGACCGACCTTGACGATGATTTTTATAATGACTTTCAATGtcaccaaaaacaaaattccTCTACATCAGACTATTTCTATTGTATTCTAGTATCTGAGGACATCACAGCCGTCAACAGTGGCGAGCAGTTGGTCAGCGAGGAGACGTGCACAGAGGGTGCTATCTCCTGGAGGACTTACGCTCAGTACTGCAAGGCGGCCGGAG GTTTCTTCATCACTTTCTTCAACTTCCTGATTGTGGTCCTGATGATCGCCTCCACGGCTTTCTCCAACTGGTGGCTCAGCTATTGGCTGGGCCAAGGCAGTGGG GTCCTTTGGAGTAACGACACCACGTCAGACTACGACATTTCCAAGAACGCAGACCTGGACTTTTATCAGCTGGTCTACAGCCTGACTGTGGTGGTCATGGTGGTCTTGTCCTTGATCAAATGTTTCTTCTACACTGACGCCACCCTGAACGCCGCCTGCCGCTTACATGACGGCATGGTGAAGAAG ATCCTGGGCAGTCCCATGAGTTTCTTCGACACCACGCCCACTGGCCGCATTCTCAACCGCATGTCCAAAGACCAGGAGGAGTTGGATACCGTTCTCCCACTGCACTTGGACCCCTTCCTGCAATTTGCCATGATGGTGACCTGTATCGTGGTCATCATCTCGGCCATTTTCCCATTCTTGCTGGTTGCCGTGTTCATCTTGGGGCTTTTGTTCGCCCTGGTGCTCGC CATGTTCCAACAAAGTGTGCGCTTGATGAAGAGTTTGGAAAACATCAGCCGCTCTCCCTGCATCTCCCTCACCACGTCCATCTTGCAGGGCCTCAGCACCATCCACGCCTACAACATGCGAGGCAACTACATCAAACT GTTCAATTCCCTGAACGACATCAACTCCAACCACTTCCAGCTCTTCTACGCCAGCACTCGTTGGCTGGGCTACAGACTCGACTTCATGGCGGCTGCCTTGACCTTTTGTGTTTCCCTCTTTGCGGTTCTGAGTAGCAACGAGGACATTGATCCATCCTTGAAAGGCTTGGCTTTGTCCTACACCATCCAG CTGACCGGCACGCTGCAATACGTGGTGACCGAAGCCATGGAGGTGGAGGCCAGGTTCAACTCCGTGGAGAGGCTCCAGCAGTATATCACG GGTTGTAAATCGGAAGCGGACGGACACATAGTAGACACCCGCGTTCCCGTAGGCTGGCCCACCAACGGCACCATCGACTTCCGGGACTACAAGATGAAGTACCGTGAGAACACTCCCGTTGTCCTGGACGGGCTGTCTTTCTCCATCGGAGGTGGAGAGAAAATCGGCATCGTGGGAAGGACGGGTTCCG GTAAATCCTCCCTGGGGGTGGCGCTCTTCCGGCTGGTGGAGGCCCATGAGGGAAGCATCCGTATCGACGGGGTGGAGATCTCCACCATTAGTCTGCGACAGCTTCGTAGGAGACTGTCCATCATCCCGCAGGATCCCGTCCTGTTCATCGGCACCATCAG ATACAACCTGGACCCCTTCAATAACTACAGTGACGAGCAAATCTGGGCAGCTCTGGAGAAAACTTGCGTCAAGGACTCG ATCTCCAAACTGGAAGGTCAGCTTCAGGCACCCGTGTCGGAGAACGGAGAGAACTTCTCAGTGGGCGAGCGCCAGTTGATGTGTCTAGCAAGGGCGCTGTTGCGCAACTCCAAG attATTCTTTTGGACGAGGCCACGGCCTCCATCGATGCCGAGACCGACGCCTTGATCCAGACCACCATCATCGATGCCTTCCAGGACTGCACCGTGCTGACTATTGCACACCGTATCAACACGGTTATGCACGCCGACCGCGTTCTGGTCATGGATGATGGAAAA GTGGCAGAGTTGGGCGAACCGGAGTTGTTGGCGAGGAGGCCCAATTCGCTGTTTGCCTCGCTCTTGTCCGCCGCAAACACCGTGAGCGCTCGGGAGCCACAGTGA